Part of the Halopenitus persicus genome is shown below.
CACCAACCCGACGCCGATCAGCTCGGCGGAGACGAGCCCCTCGGTCGAAGGACTCGCGATCATCGCGACCCCGAGTATCCCGATCAGGAACCCGCCGACCTCGACCGGGCCGACGCGCTCGTTGGGCAGGAGAACGGCGGCAAAGGCGGCGGTTAACACCGGAGAGAGGCTGACGATCACGGCCGCGATCGCCCCCGGAACGTAGAGCTCGCCGACGTACAGGAACGCGTGATAGACCGCGATGACGAGGACGCCGGTGACGGCGATGCTCGACCATTCGGTTCGCGTGCGGGGGATCCAGCGGGTGCCGACAACCACGGCGTACCCCAACACGATCGCGCCGGCGATCGCGTAGCGCGCCCCCGCGAACAGCAGCGGGGGGAAATACTCCAGCCCGATCTCGATCGCGACGAACGAGCCGCCCCACAGCACCGCGAGGAGGGAGAACGCCGCGACGACCGAGATCGGAGACGACAGCAACGAATCTCCGTTCATTGGATATCAGATCGGAGTATCCCCATATTCTTAAACTCATCTATAAGATCCTCGGATATAGGTGATGATAGATCAAACAATTGGACCTCGATCGATGTGGTTCCGATTTCGTCCGCCTCGGTTGGAGACGGATCCAAGAATATCGATCGGAATATCAATGGATCCCGAACCGAAACGCCGCCCATGGACGACCGCGACGTACGGCTGTTGAAGGCCATCGCCGACCTCGGCACCGGCAGCCCGGAACGGCTCCACGAGGAAACGGACATTCCGGTCTCGACCATCCACTACCGGCTGAACAACCTCCGCGACGCGGGGGTCATCCGGAACGACCTCTACGACTTCGACCACGAGGAGCTCGGCCTCGGGGTGACGGTGATCGTCGAGATCCTCGCCGACTACGACGGCCCCTACGAGGAGTTCGCCGACGAGCTGCTGACCGTCGAGGGCGTCACGCAGGCGTACTTCACCATGGGCGAGACCGACTTCATCGTTCTCGCGCGGCTCTCCTCGTCGGACGCCGTCGAGCGGCTGATCGGGGACTTCGAGGCGCTCCCGGAGGTCGAGCGGACGAACTCCACGTTCGTCATCTCGACGCTGCGCGACGAGCCACGCGGCCCGGCGACCTACGACCTGGAGTCGCTGAGCGAGGAACTGACCGACTGAACGGGCTCGGCCGGCGGTCCACGACCGCGCGTCTCGTCTGCCGCCGCGCGCCTACGTGCGCTTCCCGATCTCCTCGCGGAGGACCTCCGAGACGACCTCGCCGTCGGCCTTCCCCCGCAATGCGCCCATCGCCTCGCCCATCAGCCCGGAGAAGGCCCCCATGCCCTCGGTCTCCACCTGGTCGGCGTTGCGCTCGACGACCTCGCTGACGGCCTCCCGAACGGTCTCGCGGTCGACGCCCGCCAAGCCCGCGGCCTCGACGGCCGCCTCGGCCGACAGGGTCGGATCGTCGGCGATCTCCGCGAGGACCTCCCCGACGCCCTCCTTGGCGAGGTCGCCGGACTCGACGAGCGCGAGCACGCCGAGGAACTGCTCGTCGTCGACGCGCTCGATCGCGACGCCGTTCCGGCGCAGCTCGGTCGTCGTCGACGCCAGCGTCGTGGCCGCAAGCGTCGCGTCGCCGCCGCGGTCGACGGCGGTCTCGAACAGCGGGAACCGCTGTCCGAACGCGATCTGTTCCGCGAGTCCCGGATCGAGGCCGAACTCCTCGACGTATCGGTCGGCCTTCTCGTCGAGCAGCTCCGGCGTCTCCACCTCGCTCGGGTCGGGCTCGACCGGCGGGACGTCGGTCTCGGGGTACATTCGAGCGGCGCCGGGCAGCGGACGGAGATATCGGGTGGTTCCGTCCTCGTTCGCGTCACGGGTCTCCTCGGGAACGCCCTCGATCGCGGCCGCGGCGCGCTCGGCGGCCGCCTCGATCGCCAGATCGGCGGTTTCGGGACCCGCGGCGACGATCGCCACCGCGTCCTCGGGGTCCGCGTCGACCGCCTCGCGGAGGGAGGCGACCTCGGCCTCGGTGACGCCGTAGGCCGGCAGCTCGTCGGTGTGGAAGATGCCGCCGGCGCCGTGCCGCTTGGCGTGGTCGGACAGCTCCGTGCCGAGCCGCCGGTCGGGCTGGATCTCCCGGCCGACGAGGCCGTCGAAGCCGTACAGCGGGACCGCGGTGACGGCGCCGCCGTCCTCGAGCGCGCCGCGAATGACCCCGGAGTCGGTGTCCGCGAACACGTCCGTCACCTCGCGAGGCTCGCCGACCGCGGCGTCACGGTCCGACAGCTCCTCGGCGATGTCGACGAGTTCGCTCTGTCGGCGGACCTCGCTGCGGACGATGTCCTCGATCCCCTGGAGGTCCTGCACGCCCTTGATCTCCACGCGGGCGCCCTCGGCGATGGAGACGTTCACGTCCTGGCGGATCGTGCCGAGACCTCGCTTGACCGACCCGGTCGACCGGAGCAGGGTCCCGATCCGCTCGGCGGCCTCCCGCGCCTGGGCCGGGCTGTGAATGTCCGGTCCGGTCCCGATCTCCACGAGCGGGATCCCGAGCCGGTCCAGCGAGTAGACCACCCCGTCGTCGGTCTCCTCGACGCGCTGGGCCGACTCCTCCTCGAGCAGCAGGTCCACGATCGAGACCGGTCCGTCGTCGGTCTCGATCTCGCCGTCCTGACCGAGCAGCAACGTGCGCTGGAACCCGGAGGTGTTCGACCCGTCGATGACGAGCTTGCGCATCACGTGGGCCTGGTCGACGACGGTCACGTCGAGCAGGTCGGCGATCTGGAGGGCCACCGAGAGCGCCTCCTCGTCGAGGCGGTGGGGCGGCTCGTCGTCCTCCTCGACGAGGCAGGTGGTGTCGTACGCGAGGTAGGTGAACTCGCGGTCGACGCGGCTCTCCTCGAGAGCGGCCTCGTCGAGCTCGCCGAGCTCGCTCTTCGTCGGGTGGAGGTATCGAGTGAACTCGCGGTCGGCCTCCTCGGGCTCCCGGAGCGTCGTCGGGGAGTCACAGAACAGCTTCGTCGCCGTGTCGAGCTGCTGGTGGATCTCCAGCCCGGCGACGAGGCCCAGCTCCTCGTAGTCGTACTCGCTCATTGGGAGCGTCTCCGGCTCGCCGGAGTAAAAAGGGTGGCAGTTCGACGCGGCGGTCCTCGAGGCGGGGACGCCGCGCTCACGAGTCAGCATCCGCGGGGGACCACCACGTTCACGTCCGCCTCCGCGGAGGACCACCACGTTCACGTCCGCGGGGAAGCAACGCGAAACCATGTACGCGGTCGTCGGCTGCAACGAGTGTGCGGCGCTGTGGCTGCTGGCGGATCCCGAGACGAGCGAGACCGCCACCTGTCCCCGCTGTGAGAAACGTCATCAGACCGACCGGCTCAAGCGCTTCTTCGAGTCCGCTGACCGCGAGGCGGCGCGGGAGGCGCGGTCGGCACTCCTCGCGAAGAAGCACGGCGACTCCGAGGCGTTCGCCGAGGTGGCACACGCGAGCGAACTCGCGGAACGGGCCGAGGAGGCGGGGATCGACGACCGCGAGTACCTCGAGGGCGTGGGGATCGATCCCGACGCGGTCACCGCGGTCGAGGACCGCCCCTCGTCGGGAGCCGGCGGGAACGCAGGCGGACGCTCCCGGATCGAGGTCGTCCGCGAGGCGGTCGAGGCGGCCGAGGAGCCGACCGAGGAGGGGATCGTCTCGTACGCGGCGGCGGACGGCGTCCCCGCCGAGGCGGCTCGCGACCTCCTCGAGAAGCTCCGACGACGCGGCGAGGTCTCCGAATCCCGCGGCCGATATCGGCGCGTCTGAACGGACTCTACCGGCCACCAGTTTCATCCACGAACCCGCCGATGACGGGTGTCTGACTGGGGTTTAAAGGCCTGGTGTGTGTATAACTAACATGATGAACGACCCGGTCCGTGCGGTCGTCGCGGTCGTCGCCGTCCTGGCGGCGGCGGGCGCCGCTGCGGCGGTGGTGCAGGTGCTCGCGCCGGGAATCGCGAGCGTCGCCGCCGTGCGCCTCGCGCTGGGCGCGTGCGGCGTCGGCTTCGCGGCGGTTGCGGTCGCGTACGGACGGGAGGGCTACTACGAGCAGATGGCCGGCCACCTGCTCGCGAGCGCCGGCTTCCTCGTCGTCGCCGTCGACGGGGAGGGACCGATCGCGTGGCTGGGCATCGCGCTGTTGGGGATCGGCGGCGGACTGTTGTTACAGGACGCCATCCTGCGCGGCGGTCGCGGCGGGACCTCGGTGTGACCGAACGAGGGCTCCGAAACGTCCCCGCGGTCACTCCCGCGACGGGAGGTCCGGCTCGTAGCCGACGGCGTCGACGGCCATGTCCAGCACCGCCTCGACGTTCTCGTCCTCGGTGACGCTCATATAGGCGTCGGCCTCGACGTCGGTCGACCGGTCCCGCTTGTTGCAGACGGTGAGCAGCGGGACGTCCGCGCCGAACAGCGACGCCAGCTCGTCGCGGAGCGCCAACTGGACGTCGATCGGATACCCGCAGTCGCCCGAGGCGTCGACGACGAAGAGGACGCAGTCGGCGAGGTGTTCGAGCGCGGAGACGGCCTGCAGCTCGATGTCGTTGCGCTCCTCCAGCGGGCGGTCGAGCAGCCCCGGCGTGTCGACGATCTGATAGCGAACGTGGTCGCGCTCGAAGTGGCCGATCTGCACGCCGCGGGTGGTGAAGGGGTACTCGGCGATCTCGTTGGAGGCGCGGGTGACCCGGTTGACGAACGAGGACTTGCCGACGTTCGGGTAGCCGGCCACGACGATCGCGGGTTCGTCGGTCCGGATGTCGGGCAGCGTCTTCAGGTCGTCGCGGGCGTCGCCGATCAAACGGAGGTCGTCCGCGACCTCCTCGGCGATGTCGGCCATTCGGGCGAACGCCTGCTTGCGGTGTTTGCGCGCCGTATCGACGTCGCTTCGACGCAGCTTCGTCGTGTACTCGTCGCGGATCGACTCGATCTGGCGGCTCGCCCACATCACCTCCGAGAGGGACTGGCGGAGCTCGTCGACGTCGACGATCGCGTCCGCGAGCTCGTAGTAGAACGGGTCGACGTCGTACTCGAAGTCGGGCCAGGACGTCACCACGTTCGAGAGGTTATCGGAGAGCACGTTGCCGGCGGTCCGCAGCATCGACTCCTGGGCCTCGTGACCGGACTTCGCCCGGCCGGCCCGGGCGGCCCGCGAGAACGCCTTGTCGATGAGTTCCTCCGCGCGCGGGGTCGTCGGGAGGTCCTCGAATATCATACGTCGGGTTGCGCGTGAACGCGTATAAGCGCGTCCGTTCGACCGGAACGGCGCCGCCGCTCACGAGGAACGGCGCCGCGGCTCACGAATGCTGGCGGACTGAGGGGAGTAAGCCCCCTTCCGTTCGACTCGACATTCGGCTGAGCGTCCGCGCCGTGGCCGGACTACCTATCGGCGCGGACTTGCACCGGCGAGGATTCGCCGTTCCATCCGTTCCTGCCCGTCAGCGGCGCGGGGCGCCGCGTCTCTCACGGCGAGGCCGTTCGAGCGTTCTGCGACGCGAGGCGTCGCATATCCCTCGGCGGGTTGGCTCCCTTCCCTTGCGGGTCGGTTCGCACGCCTCATCGGTCGGGGCAGGGGGTCTCGTTTCTGTTCCAGCGCCAGCCGTCTCCGGCTCCGGGCTTGCACCCGGTCGCCCGTCCGGCCGGTGGGGGGACTTTCCTCATGCGTTGGGCGGCGAAACCGCCCGCTGCACGGGGGTCGAGCTCCCTCTGTCCACGCGATGGTAGGCGATCGCTCGGGATAAGGATTCCGTCGCCGCAGACGCAGCCGACGGCGCCTCACCGCGTCGGCCCGTCCGCGCTCTGAACTTTCCAGCCCCCTTCGACGTCGCCCGTACGATCGACGTACTCGATCGCCGTGTTCTCGTCGACGACGGCGACCTCGACGGCGGTCCCGTCCGCGGTTCCACCGCCAACGCCGTCCGCGGTTCCACCGCCAACGCCGTCCGCGACTCCATCGTCAACGCCGTCCGCGACTCCATCGTCAACGCCGTCCGCGGCTCCGCCGTCCATCCCGCCGCCGACCTCGATCCGCTCGACGCGAAACGAGATGTCGAGG
Proteins encoded:
- a CDS encoding DMT family transporter, which translates into the protein MNGDSLLSSPISVVAAFSLLAVLWGGSFVAIEIGLEYFPPLLFAGARYAIAGAIVLGYAVVVGTRWIPRTRTEWSSIAVTGVLVIAVYHAFLYVGELYVPGAIAAVIVSLSPVLTAAFAAVLLPNERVGPVEVGGFLIGILGVAMIASPSTEGLVSAELIGVGLVLVSAASFALGAVLLRPLRTEFPIVALQGWAMVIGAGLLGVGAALTGESLVDVTLTPTAIGTLAYLALLSGVVAFLIYFALLDAVGPTQLHLIGYAEPVTAAAASWLVLGHLVDGDALLGFLAVLVGFLVLERDAIRRLVHARLPARV
- a CDS encoding Lrp/AsnC family transcriptional regulator; translated protein: MDDRDVRLLKAIADLGTGSPERLHEETDIPVSTIHYRLNNLRDAGVIRNDLYDFDHEELGLGVTVIVEILADYDGPYEEFADELLTVEGVTQAYFTMGETDFIVLARLSSSDAVERLIGDFEALPEVERTNSTFVISTLRDEPRGPATYDLESLSEELTD
- the gatE gene encoding Glu-tRNA(Gln) amidotransferase subunit GatE; protein product: MSEYDYEELGLVAGLEIHQQLDTATKLFCDSPTTLREPEEADREFTRYLHPTKSELGELDEAALEESRVDREFTYLAYDTTCLVEEDDEPPHRLDEEALSVALQIADLLDVTVVDQAHVMRKLVIDGSNTSGFQRTLLLGQDGEIETDDGPVSIVDLLLEEESAQRVEETDDGVVYSLDRLGIPLVEIGTGPDIHSPAQAREAAERIGTLLRSTGSVKRGLGTIRQDVNVSIAEGARVEIKGVQDLQGIEDIVRSEVRRQSELVDIAEELSDRDAAVGEPREVTDVFADTDSGVIRGALEDGGAVTAVPLYGFDGLVGREIQPDRRLGTELSDHAKRHGAGGIFHTDELPAYGVTEAEVASLREAVDADPEDAVAIVAAGPETADLAIEAAAERAAAAIEGVPEETRDANEDGTTRYLRPLPGAARMYPETDVPPVEPDPSEVETPELLDEKADRYVEEFGLDPGLAEQIAFGQRFPLFETAVDRGGDATLAATTLASTTTELRRNGVAIERVDDEQFLGVLALVESGDLAKEGVGEVLAEIADDPTLSAEAAVEAAGLAGVDRETVREAVSEVVERNADQVETEGMGAFSGLMGEAMGALRGKADGEVVSEVLREEIGKRT
- a CDS encoding DUF5817 domain-containing protein; protein product: MYAVVGCNECAALWLLADPETSETATCPRCEKRHQTDRLKRFFESADREAAREARSALLAKKHGDSEAFAEVAHASELAERAEEAGIDDREYLEGVGIDPDAVTAVEDRPSSGAGGNAGGRSRIEVVREAVEAAEEPTEEGIVSYAAADGVPAEAARDLLEKLRRRGEVSESRGRYRRV
- a CDS encoding NOG1 family protein; the encoded protein is MIFEDLPTTPRAEELIDKAFSRAARAGRAKSGHEAQESMLRTAGNVLSDNLSNVVTSWPDFEYDVDPFYYELADAIVDVDELRQSLSEVMWASRQIESIRDEYTTKLRRSDVDTARKHRKQAFARMADIAEEVADDLRLIGDARDDLKTLPDIRTDEPAIVVAGYPNVGKSSFVNRVTRASNEIAEYPFTTRGVQIGHFERDHVRYQIVDTPGLLDRPLEERNDIELQAVSALEHLADCVLFVVDASGDCGYPIDVQLALRDELASLFGADVPLLTVCNKRDRSTDVEADAYMSVTEDENVEAVLDMAVDAVGYEPDLPSRE